The Silvanigrella paludirubra genome contains a region encoding:
- a CDS encoding pyridoxal phosphate-dependent aminotransferase, with the protein MKALRTFFMEDWLESFRFKAKYNLGESGGRPRKVKDLIHFSELQYNDAFYEFMEMKLCDSPNRGREDLRKIIAQFHPGAEIDNVLITTGTSEALFLLFRHLNPKKIALAMPAFQLLYELPLSLNSEIISLPIRYNEIGKPFIDEEEWLDIINTQKPDCLLINNPHNPSGIILKKEFLNNLSDTANKIGCNIIGDEHYRFLSSQNEILGDTIYKRDENTFVTGSFIKCFGVPGLRIGWCVGPKKALDALQNEKNYTTHTVNPITEWLSYEVLKNTNSNLFKMIKKEWLENKYILNEFISQSKTIYGVSPEGGLVTSLGFKNANSIDETNKLTEILLKKGIFTLPLSSMEFGSLDFQNLNTYKNNPLSNINKGYGFRLGLGIETHLFSQALREIEEALT; encoded by the coding sequence ATGAAAGCCTTAAGAACTTTTTTTATGGAAGATTGGCTCGAATCCTTTAGATTTAAAGCAAAGTATAATTTGGGAGAATCTGGCGGACGTCCCAGGAAGGTCAAAGATCTCATTCATTTTTCAGAATTGCAGTACAATGATGCTTTTTATGAATTTATGGAAATGAAACTATGCGATAGTCCAAACCGTGGTCGGGAAGATTTAAGAAAAATCATTGCCCAATTTCATCCTGGCGCAGAAATAGATAATGTTCTTATAACTACAGGTACAAGTGAAGCATTATTTTTATTATTTAGACATTTAAATCCTAAAAAAATTGCATTAGCAATGCCGGCATTTCAATTATTATATGAATTACCTTTATCATTAAATTCTGAAATTATTTCGTTACCTATTCGATATAACGAAATAGGAAAACCATTTATTGATGAAGAAGAATGGTTAGATATTATCAACACTCAAAAGCCCGATTGTTTACTTATTAATAATCCACATAATCCCTCTGGAATAATTTTAAAAAAAGAGTTTTTAAACAATTTGTCAGATACTGCGAATAAAATTGGATGTAATATAATAGGTGATGAACATTATCGATTTTTATCCTCACAAAATGAAATATTAGGAGATACTATATATAAAAGAGATGAAAATACTTTTGTAACAGGATCTTTTATCAAATGTTTTGGAGTACCTGGATTAAGAATAGGTTGGTGTGTTGGTCCCAAAAAAGCACTTGATGCTCTTCAAAATGAGAAAAATTATACCACGCATACGGTGAATCCAATCACAGAATGGCTTTCGTATGAAGTTTTAAAAAATACAAATTCAAATTTATTTAAAATGATAAAAAAAGAGTGGCTAGAAAATAAATATATTTTAAATGAATTTATTTCCCAATCCAAAACCATTTATGGAGTTTCTCCTGAGGGTGGTCTTGTTACCTCTCTTGGATTTAAAAACGCAAATTCAATAGATGAAACAAATAAATTAACAGAAATTCTTTTAAAAAAAGGTATTTTTACTCTACCACTTTCCTCTATGGAGTTTGGTTCCTTAGATTTTCAAAATTTAAATACATATAAAAATAACCCCTTATCAAATATTAATAAAGGGTATGGTTTTCGTTTAGGACTCGGTATTGA